The following proteins are encoded in a genomic region of Amphiura filiformis chromosome 18, Afil_fr2py, whole genome shotgun sequence:
- the LOC140139441 gene encoding uncharacterized protein → MRFCAVNTCLNNGICFTQEDGTNTTCRCREGFEGDLCEQRVRQARTPAPPWVWILIGLVNLMLLALLVMLCVCYRRLVTPVFTPVYLPSPYERGFSVNPVFVEDLVNPVFLEDSMNPVLVEDANPAFGGENFLF, encoded by the exons GATTTTGTGCTGTTAACACGTGTTTGAATAATGGCATATGTTTCACCCAAGAGGATGGCACAAATACTACATGCAG aTGCCGGGAAGGATTTGAAGGGGATCTATGTGAACAAAGAGTTCGTCAAG CGAGAACACCAGCACCACCCTGGGTGTGGATTCTTATTGGCCTTGTCAATCTTATGCTATTAGCTCTTTTGGTCATGCTGTGTGTATGTTACCGTAGGCTTGTGACACCGGTATTCACACCCGTATATCTTCCAAGTCCGTATGAGAGA GGTTTCTCGGTAAACCCAGTTTTTGTGGAAGACTTGGTAAATCCAGTGTTTTTGGAAGACTCAATGAACCCAGTCCTTGTGGAAGACGCAAACCCAGCCTTTGGTGGAGAAAACTTTTTATTTTAA